The proteins below are encoded in one region of Avibacterium volantium:
- a CDS encoding YadA-like family protein — protein sequence MKIRDAGLLASTSTLGEFSVGDVNKGVLRRITSVGAGSEDTDAVNVWQLKRVAQGWKIGDDAAQAKPAVGEVAAGERVDFVAGDDQTTNVEVTDDNAQGKSKVTITAKTLFKYTKADGTPVYQFNGKFYTEPKGQGNEVPATEVVVALLNPDGTTKTATRLTNLAAGTNPNDAVILAQLQKAVRYYGVNSEIDKSADSNWDGSGAKGADSIAIGKNAGTAAQAASAIALGLGAKANTANSVAVGAGSIADRNFADNMYANATNGTGYKAPIGDGKTAETDYKPVGEFSVGADGQLRQITHLAAGVQDTDAVNVWQLNEAIKNVRQVIDDIAPGLKGPTGDKGETGDKGLTGDKGATGDQGAKGETGDKGEAGDKGLTGDKGAKGETGDKGEAGDKGATGDQGAKGETGDKGEAGDKGATGDQGAKGETGDKGEAGDKGATGDQGAKGETGDKGEAGDKGATGDQGAKGETGDKGEAGDKGATGDQGAKGETGDKGEAGDKGATGDQGAKGETGDKGEAGDKGATGDQGAKGETGDKGEAGDKGATGDQGAKGETGDKGETGDKGEAGDKGATGDQGAKGETGDKGETGDKGEAGDKGATGDQGAKGETGDKGETGDKGEAGDKGATGDQGAKGETGDKGEAGDKGATGDQGAKGETGDKGEAGDKGATGDQGAKGETGDKGEAGDKGATGDQGAKGETGDKGEAGDKGATGDQGAKGETGDKGEAGDKGATGDQGAKGETGDKGEAGDKGATGDQGAKGETGDKGETGDKGEAGDKGLTGDKGETGDKGEAGDKGATGDQGAKGETGDKGETGDKGEAGDKGLTGDKGETGDKGEAGDKGATGDQGAKGETGDKGEAGDKGATGDQGAKGETGDKGEAGDKGATGDQGAKGETGDKGEAGDKGATGDQGAKGETGDKGEAGDKGLTGDKGETGDKGEAGDKGATGDQGAKGETGDKGEAGDKGATGDVGATGATGDKGETGDKGATGDVGATGATGDKGETGDKGETGDKGATGDQGAKGETGDKGETGDKGEAGDKGATGDQGAKGETGDKGEAGDKGATGDQGAKGETGDKGEAGDKGATGDQGAKGETGDKGETGDKGEAGDKGATGDQGAKGETGDKGEAGDKGATGDVGATGATGDKGETGDKGATGDQGAKGETGDKGEAGDKGATGDVGATGATGDKGETGDKGEAGDKGATGDVGATGATGDKGETGDKGETGDKGEAGDKGATGDQGAKGETGDKGEAGDKGATGDQGAKGETGDKGEAGDKGATGDQGAKGETGDKGATGDQGAKGETGDKGETGDKGEAGDKGATGDQGAKGETGDKGATGDQGAKGETGDKGETGDKGEAGDKGATGDQGAKGETGDKGEAGDKGATGDQGAKGETGDKGEAGDKGATGDQGAKGETGDKGEAGDKGATGDVGATGATGDKGETGDKGEAGDKGATGDQGAKGETGDKGEAGDKGATGDQGAKGETGDKGATGDQGAKGETGDKGETGDKGEAGDKGATGDQGAKGETGDKGATGDQGAKGETGDKGETGDKGEAGDKGATGDQGAKGETGDKGEAGDKGATGDQGAKGETGDKGETGDKGEAGDKGATGDQGAKGETGDKGEAGDKGATGDVGATGATGDKGETGDKGETGDKGATGDVGATGATGDKGETGDKGETGDKGEAGDKGVTGDQGAKGETGDKGETGDKGEAGDKGATGDQGAKGETGDKGEAGDKGATGDQGAKGETGDKGEAGDKGATGDQGAKGETGDKGEAGDKGATGDVGATGATGDKGETGDKGEAGDKGATGDQGAKGETGDKGEAGDKGATGDQGAKGETGDKGATGDQGAKGETGDKGETGDKGEAGDKGATGDQGAKGETGDKGATGDQGAKGETGDKGETGDKGEAGDKGATGDQGAKGETGDKGATGDQGAKGETGDKGEAGDKGATGDQGAKGETGDKGETGDKGEAGDKGATGDQGAKGETGDKGEAGDKGATGDQGAKGETGDKGEAGDKGATGDQGAKGETGDKGEAGDKGVTGDQGAKGETGDKGETGDKGEAGDKGATGDQGAKGETGDKGEAGDKGATGDQGAKGETGDKGEAGDKGATGDQGAKGETGDKGEAGDKGATGDQGAKGETGDKGEAGDKGATGDQGAKGETGDKGEAGDKGATGDQGAKGETGDKGETGDKGETGDKGEAGDKGATGDIGSARGIVTYNVSGNTEKNDYPDIKSVINAINSDGIKYVHVNADINDPDVPPGRENFDASAAGKNSVAVGKLAETTVKAENAIAIGNKAKVDAKDSIAIGSEANANVANSVALGAKAVTTGVANEHTAGAQEYKPEDSGLKDVISGAIEFAGTKPVGVVSVGNVNSERRIQNVAAGKVSEHSTDAINGSQLYALANAVKNGTAGLVQQGQDPKLIGQRKDPQTQAPVNDNPLTVGSGLGGSEVNFTNSLHEPRRLTGVADGIAPNDAVNKGQLDSAIGGVNNRINKLDKNMKSGVSNAVAMASIPQVYMPGKSMFAVGTGNYKGSTSIAVGVSQISDNGKVILKLNGSASQKGDVAVGAGIGFMW from the coding sequence CAATTCAATGGTAAATTCTACACTGAACCAAAAGGTCAAGGTAATGAAGTACCAGCAACTGAAGTGGTTGTCGCATTGCTTAACCCAGACGGCACCACCAAAACCGCAACACGCCTAACCAATTTGGCAGCAGGCACCAATCCAAATGATGCCGTGATCTTAGCGCAATTACAAAAAGCAGTGCGTTACTATGGTGTGAATTCTGAGATTGATAAATCAGCAGATAGCAACTGGGACGGCAGCGGTGCAAAAGGTGCAGATTCTATTGCCATCGGTAAAAATGCAGGCACAGCGGCACAAGCTGCGTCAGCCATTGCATTAGGTTTAGGTGCAAAAGCCAACACTGCAAACAGCGTAGCTGTGGGAGCGGGATCGATCGCAGATCGTAATTTTGCAGATAATATGTATGCAAACGCCACCAACGGAACAGGTTACAAAGCCCCGATTGGTGATGGTAAAACGGCAGAAACAGACTATAAACCAGTCGGTGAGTTCTCTGTAGGCGCTGACGGCCAACTCCGTCAAATCACCCATCTTGCAGCTGGTGTTCAAGATACTGATGCGGTGAACGTATGGCAGTTGAATGAGGCTATCAAAAATGTACGTCAAGTTATTGATGATATCGCACCAGGATTAAAAGGCCCAACAGGTGATAAAGGCGAAACTGGAGATAAAGGCTTGACTGGCGATAAAGGTGCCACAGGTGACCAAGGTGCGAAAGGCGAAACCGGAGACAAAGGTGAAGCTGGCGATAAAGGCTTGACTGGAGACAAAGGCGCGAAAGGTGAAACCGGAGATAAAGGTGAAGCCGGCGACAAAGGCGCTACAGGCGACCAAGGTGCTAAAGGTGAAACCGGAGATAAAGGTGAAGCTGGCGACAAAGGCGCTACAGGTGACCAAGGTGCGAAAGGCGAAACCGGAGACAAAGGTGAAGCTGGCGATAAAGGCGCTACAGGTGACCAAGGTGCGAAAGGCGAAACCGGAGATAAAGGTGAAGCCGGCGACAAAGGCGCTACAGGCGACCAAGGTGCTAAAGGTGAAACCGGAGATAAAGGTGAGGCTGGTGATAAAGGTGCCACAGGTGACCAAGGTGCGAAAGGCGAAACCGGAGATAAAGGTGAAGCTGGTGATAAAGGCGCCACAGGTGACCAAGGTGCGAAAGGCGAAACCGGAGACAAAGGTGAAGCTGGCGATAAAGGCGCCACAGGTGACCAGGGTGCGAAAGGCGAAACCGGAGATAAAGGTGAAGCCGGCGACAAAGGCGCTACAGGCGACCAAGGTGCTAAAGGTGAAACCGGAGATAAAGGCGAAACCGGAGATAAAGGTGAAGCTGGCGATAAAGGTGCCACAGGTGACCAAGGTGCGAAAGGCGAAACCGGAGATAAAGGCGAAACCGGAGATAAAGGTGAAGCTGGCGATAAAGGCGCTACGGGCGACCAAGGTGCTAAAGGTGAAACCGGAGATAAAGGTGAAACCGGAGATAAAGGTGAAGCCGGTGACAAAGGCGCTACAGGTGATCAAGGCGCGAAAGGTGAAACCGGAGATAAAGGTGAAGCTGGCGATAAAGGCGCTACAGGCGACCAAGGTGCGAAAGGCGAAACTGGAGACAAAGGTGAAGCTGGCGATAAAGGCGCTACAGGTGACCAAGGTGCTAAAGGTGAAACCGGAGATAAAGGTGAAGCCGGCGACAAAGGCGCTACAGGTGATCAAGGCGCGAAAGGCGAAACCGGAGACAAAGGTGAGGCCGGTGATAAAGGTGCCACAGGTGACCAAGGTGCGAAAGGCGAAACCGGAGATAAAGGTGAAGCTGGCGATAAAGGCGCTACAGGTGACCAAGGTGCTAAAGGTGAAACCGGAGATAAAGGTGAAGCCGGCGACAAAGGCGCTACAGGCGACCAAGGTGCTAAAGGTGAAACCGGAGATAAAGGCGAAACTGGAGACAAAGGTGAGGCTGGTGATAAAGGCTTGACTGGCGATAAAGGTGAAACCGGAGATAAAGGTGAAGCTGGCGATAAAGGCGCTACGGGCGACCAAGGTGCTAAAGGTGAAACCGGAGATAAAGGCGAAACTGGAGACAAAGGCGAGGCTGGTGATAAAGGCTTGACTGGCGATAAAGGTGAAACCGGAGATAAAGGTGAAGCTGGCGATAAAGGCGCCACAGGTGACCAAGGTGCGAAAGGCGAAACCGGAGATAAAGGTGAAGCTGGCGATAAAGGCGCTACAGGTGATCAAGGCGCGAAAGGCGAAACCGGAGACAAAGGTGAGGCCGGTGATAAAGGTGCCACAGGTGACCAAGGTGCGAAAGGCGAAACCGGAGATAAAGGTGAAGCTGGCGATAAAGGCGCTACGGGCGACCAAGGTGCTAAAGGTGAAACCGGAGACAAAGGTGAGGCTGGTGATAAAGGCTTGACTGGCGATAAAGGTGAAACCGGAGATAAAGGTGAAGCTGGTGATAAAGGTGCCACAGGTGACCAAGGTGCGAAAGGCGAAACCGGAGACAAAGGTGAAGCCGGCGACAAAGGCGCTACAGGTGATGTAGGTGCGACAGGTGCAACTGGAGACAAAGGTGAGACTGGAGATAAGGGCGCTACAGGTGATGTAGGTGCGACCGGTGCAACTGGAGACAAAGGTGAGACTGGCGATAAAGGTGAAACCGGAGATAAAGGTGCTACAGGTGACCAAGGTGCGAAAGGCGAAACCGGAGACAAAGGCGAAACCGGAGACAAAGGTGAGGCTGGTGATAAAGGTGCCACAGGTGACCAAGGTGCGAAAGGCGAAACCGGAGACAAAGGTGAAGCTGGTGATAAAGGTGCCACAGGTGACCAAGGTGCGAAAGGCGAAACCGGAGACAAAGGTGAGGCCGGAGATAAAGGTGCCACAGGTGACCAAGGTGCTAAAGGTGAAACCGGAGATAAAGGCGAAACTGGAGACAAAGGTGAAGCCGGCGACAAAGGCGCTACAGGCGACCAAGGTGCGAAAGGCGAAACCGGAGATAAAGGTGAAGCTGGCGATAAAGGCGCTACAGGTGATGTAGGTGCGACAGGTGCAACTGGAGACAAAGGTGAGACTGGCGATAAAGGTGCCACAGGTGACCAAGGTGCGAAAGGCGAAACCGGAGATAAAGGTGAAGCTGGCGATAAAGGCGCTACAGGTGATGTAGGTGCGACCGGTGCAACTGGAGACAAAGGTGAGACTGGCGATAAAGGTGAAGCTGGCGATAAAGGCGCTACAGGTGATGTAGGTGCGACCGGTGCAACTGGAGACAAAGGTGAGACTGGCGATAAAGGTGAAACCGGAGACAAAGGTGAAGCCGGCGACAAAGGTGCTACAGGCGACCAAGGTGCTAAAGGTGAAACCGGAGATAAAGGTGAAGCTGGCGATAAAGGCGCTACAGGTGACCAAGGTGCGAAAGGCGAAACTGGAGACAAAGGTGAAGCCGGCGACAAAGGCGCTACAGGTGACCAAGGTGCTAAAGGTGAAACCGGAGATAAAGGTGCCACAGGTGACCAAGGTGCTAAAGGCGAAACCGGAGACAAAGGCGAAACTGGAGACAAAGGTGAAGCTGGCGATAAAGGCGCTACAGGTGACCAAGGTGCTAAAGGTGAAACCGGCGACAAAGGCGCTACGGGCGACCAAGGTGCTAAAGGTGAAACCGGAGATAAAGGCGAAACTGGAGACAAAGGTGAAGCCGGCGACAAAGGCGCTACAGGCGACCAAGGTGCTAAAGGTGAAACCGGAGATAAAGGTGAAGCCGGCGACAAAGGCGCTACAGGTGATCAAGGCGCGAAAGGCGAAACCGGAGACAAAGGTGAGGCCGGTGATAAAGGTGCCACAGGTGACCAAGGTGCGAAAGGCGAAACCGGAGATAAAGGTGAAGCTGGCGATAAAGGCGCTACAGGTGATGTAGGTGCGACCGGTGCAACTGGAGACAAAGGTGAGACTGGCGATAAAGGTGAAGCTGGCGATAAAGGCGCTACAGGTGACCAAGGTGCGAAAGGCGAAACTGGAGACAAAGGTGAAGCCGGCGACAAAGGCGCTACAGGTGACCAAGGTGCTAAAGGTGAAACCGGAGATAAAGGTGCCACAGGTGACCAAGGTGCTAAAGGCGAAACCGGAGACAAAGGCGAAACTGGAGACAAAGGTGAAGCTGGCGATAAAGGCGCTACAGGTGACCAAGGTGCTAAAGGTGAAACCGGCGACAAAGGCGCTACGGGCGACCAAGGTGCTAAAGGTGAAACCGGAGATAAAGGCGAAACTGGAGACAAAGGTGAAGCTGGTGATAAAGGTGCCACAGGTGACCAAGGTGCGAAAGGCGAAACCGGAGACAAAGGTGAGGCCGGAGATAAAGGTGCCACAGGTGACCAAGGTGCTAAAGGTGAAACCGGAGATAAAGGCGAAACTGGAGACAAAGGTGAAGCCGGCGACAAAGGCGCTACAGGCGACCAAGGTGCGAAAGGCGAAACCGGAGATAAAGGTGAAGCTGGCGATAAAGGCGCTACAGGTGATGTAGGTGCGACAGGTGCAACTGGAGACAAAGGTGAGACTGGAGACAAAGGTGAGACTGGAGATAAGGGCGCTACAGGTGATGTAGGTGCGACCGGTGCAACTGGAGACAAAGGTGAGACTGGCGATAAAGGTGAAACCGGAGATAAAGGTGAAGCTGGCGATAAAGGCGTTACGGGCGACCAAGGTGCTAAAGGTGAAACCGGAGATAAAGGCGAAACTGGAGACAAAGGTGAAGCCGGCGACAAAGGCGCTACAGGCGACCAAGGTGCTAAAGGTGAAACCGGAGATAAAGGTGAAGCCGGCGACAAAGGCGCTACAGGTGATCAAGGCGCGAAAGGCGAAACCGGAGACAAAGGTGAGGCCGGTGATAAAGGTGCCACAGGTGACCAAGGTGCGAAAGGCGAAACCGGAGATAAAGGTGAAGCTGGCGATAAAGGCGCTACAGGTGATGTAGGTGCGACCGGTGCAACTGGAGACAAAGGTGAGACTGGCGATAAAGGTGAAGCTGGCGATAAAGGCGCTACAGGTGACCAAGGTGCGAAAGGCGAAACTGGAGACAAAGGTGAAGCCGGCGACAAAGGCGCTACAGGTGACCAAGGTGCTAAAGGTGAAACCGGAGATAAAGGTGCCACAGGTGACCAAGGTGCTAAAGGCGAAACCGGAGACAAAGGCGAAACTGGAGACAAAGGTGAAGCTGGCGATAAAGGCGCTACAGGTGACCAAGGTGCTAAAGGTGAAACCGGCGACAAAGGCGCTACGGGCGACCAAGGTGCTAAAGGTGAAACCGGAGATAAAGGCGAAACTGGAGACAAAGGTGAAGCTGGCGATAAAGGCGCTACAGGTGACCAAGGTGCTAAAGGTGAAACCGGCGACAAAGGCGCTACGGGCGACCAAGGTGCGAAAGGCGAAACCGGAGACAAAGGTGAGGCCGGAGATAAAGGTGCCACAGGTGACCAAGGTGCTAAAGGTGAAACCGGAGATAAAGGCGAAACTGGAGACAAAGGTGAAGCCGGCGACAAAGGCGCTACAGGCGACCAAGGTGCGAAAGGTGAAACCGGAGATAAAGGTGAAGCCGGCGACAAAGGCGCTACAGGTGACCAAGGTGCTAAAGGCGAAACCGGAGACAAAGGTGAAGCTGGCGATAAAGGCGCTACAGGCGACCAAGGTGCGAAAGGTGAAACCGGAGATAAAGGTGAAGCTGGCGATAAAGGCGTTACGGGCGACCAAGGTGCTAAAGGTGAAACCGGAGATAAAGGCGAAACTGGAGACAAAGGTGAAGCCGGCGACAAAGGCGCTACAGGTGATCAAGGCGCGAAAGGCGAAACCGGAGACAAAGGTGAGGCCGGAGATAAAGGTGCCACAGGTGACCAAGGTGCGAAAGGCGAAACCGGAGATAAAGGTGAAGCTGGCGATAAAGGCGCTACAGGTGACCAAGGTGCTAAAGGTGAAACCGGAGATAAAGGTGAAGCCGGCGACAAAGGCGCTACAGGTGATCAAGGCGCGAAAGGCGAAACCGGAGACAAAGGTGAGGCCGGAGATAAAGGTGCCACAGGTGACCAAGGTGCGAAAGGCGAAACCGGAGATAAAGGTGAAGCTGGCGATAAAGGCGCTACAGGTGACCAAGGTGCTAAAGGTGAAACCGGAGATAAAGGCGAAACCGGAGACAAAGGCGAAACCGGAGACAAAGGTGAAGCTGGCGACAAAGGTGCGACCGGCGATATTGGAAGCGCTAGAGGTATTGTTACATACAATGTTTCAGGTAATACTGAGAAGAACGATTATCCAGATATTAAGAGTGTTATAAATGCTATTAATAGTGATGGTATTAAGTATGTTCATGTAAATGCTGATATTAATGATCCTGATGTTCCACCAGGTCGGGAAAACTTTGATGCCTCCGCAGCAGGTAAAAATTCTGTGGCTGTTGGTAAATTAGCTGAAACCACAGTAAAAGCAGAAAATGCGATTGCAATTGGTAACAAAGCAAAAGTAGATGCAAAAGACTCAATTGCTATTGGTAGCGAAGCGAATGCCAATGTTGCTAACTCAGTTGCTTTAGGTGCTAAGGCAGTAACAACGGGTGTAGCGAATGAGCATACTGCGGGTGCTCAAGAGTATAAACCTGAAGATAGTGGACTCAAAGATGTCATCTCTGGTGCGATTGAGTTTGCTGGTACGAAACCTGTAGGTGTTGTCTCTGTGGGTAATGTGAATTCAGAACGCCGCATTCAAAATGTGGCTGCAGGTAAAGTTTCTGAACACAGTACTGATGCTATTAATGGAAGCCAGTTGTATGCACTAGCCAATGCAGTGAAAAATGGCACTGCAGGTTTGGTGCAACAAGGCCAAGATCCTAAGTTGATTGGACAACGTAAGGATCCACAAACACAGGCTCCAGTGAACGATAATCCATTAACTGTGGGATCAGGATTGGGTGGTAGTGAAGTGAACTTCACTAATAGCCTCCATGAACCGCGTCGCCTAACAGGCGTGGCTGATGGCATCGCACCAAATGATGCGGTGAACAAAGGCCAGCTGGACAGCGCAATTGGTGGTGTGAATAACCGTATTAATAAACTGGATAAGAATATGAAATCTGGTGTATCTAATGCGGTGGCCATGGCAAGCATTCCACAGGTTTATATGCCAGGTAAGAGCATGTTTGCTGTTGGCACCGGTAACTACAAAGGCAGCACATCTATTGCTGTTGGGGTCAGCCAGATCAGCGATAACGGCAAGGTGATCTTAAAACTAAACGGTAGTGCATCACAAAAAGGTGATGTTGCCGTCGGGGCTGGCATTGGATTTATGTGGTAA